Proteins from a genomic interval of Rosa chinensis cultivar Old Blush chromosome 2, RchiOBHm-V2, whole genome shotgun sequence:
- the LOC112184672 gene encoding uncharacterized mitochondrial protein AtMg00810-like produces the protein MGKELDSHESSHFRSMVGCLQYLTFTRPDIAYGVNLVCQFMHSPTHDHLIAAKRILRYVKGTIDHGIYLRRGDTLCNSISHSIHMDAFCDADWAGDPNDRKSTTSFVILIDGILVSWCSKKQSSVSRSSTEDEYRSMVNTTSEIKWLALLLQDLHIELKDVPTLHCDNI, from the coding sequence ATGGGAAAGGAGCTGGACTCACATGAAAGCTCTCATTTCAGAAGCATGGTAGGCTGCTTACAATATCTTACCTTTACTaggcctgatattgcttatggaGTCAACTTAGTATGTCAATTCATGCATTCACCAACTCATGATCATCTTATTGCTGCGAAACGAATTCTAAGATATGTCAAGGGCACCATTGATCATGGTATCTATCTCAGGAGGGGTGACACACTGTGCAATTCCATTTCACACTCTATTCACATGGATGCTTTctgtgatgctgattgggcagGTGATCCCAATGATAGAAAGTCCACAACAAGCTTTGTCATTCTCATTGATGGTATACTTGTGTCTTGGTGTAGCAAAAAGCAGTCATCTGTGTCTAGATCATCTACTGAAGATGAATATAGATCCATGGTTAACACTACCTCTGAAATCAAGTGGCTCGCTCTTCTCCTGCAAGACTTACACATTGAGTTGAAAGATGTTCCCACACTTCATTGTGATAACATTTAA